The region TTACGTTGCCCTTTTTTTATTTCGCTGAAGCGAAGAGTTTTACATTTTAGAGTCGAAGGCGTCGCGAACTGCTTTACCGATGTTGTTCAAAAGGATCAACGTGATAACGATCGCTACCAACGGACCCCAAACCAACCACTCAGCAATGGTGAACCATTTTTGAGCTTGAGCCATCAACTCACCCCATGAAGGAGTGGGAGGACGAAGACCAAGACCCAAATAATCCAACATCGACAACGCGTATACGTTCGCAGAGATCGCGAATGGCGCGAAAGTGATGATCGGAGTTAATGCATTCGGAAGAATATGCTTAGCAATGATACGAGAATGAGTCGCACCAATTGCCGACGCAGCTTCAACGTATTCACGCTTACGCAAAGACAAGAACTGTGCACGCATATAGGCTGCGATACCTGTCCAACCTAATACAGCCGTCAAAGCAGCAAGAACTGCGATGTTAGGAGTAAAGATTGAAATAATCGTGATCAATACGAACAGGTACGGAACAGATTCCACGACCTCTACAATACGCTGACCCACCAAATCCACACGGCCACCCATGTAACCCATCACCGAACCTATCGTGATACCGATCAAGTAAGTGAAAAGCCAAGCACCGATTGCAAACATCATCGTGTAACGGAAACCGTACAGAAGACGAGTCATCACGTCACGACCACTCTCATCAGTTCCTAACCAGTTTTGTTTGGTTGGTGCTGATGGATATGTTTCAACTGATTTATTGCTTTCGTAGGGATCCCATTGGATCACTGGCCATACTGACCAGTCGCCCTCTTTCATTTCAAGAGAACGGTAATCCATCACATAGATATCATCGCGACCGAATTCGGAAGGATGGTAGTCAAAGAACAATGGATAGTAAGTCTTGCCACTATAGTGAACGATGTGAGGATGATTATTCGCCCAAAGCTCCGCAGTGAAGCTGAAGAAAAACATCGCAAGCAAAATCCAGATAGAGACAACGGCGATACGATCACGTTTAAAACGTTTATAGCGCTTAAGCGTAAGCTCGTTCTTAATAAGATATTTTTCGATTGGATCCATCATTTGAAATCAATCCTTGGGTCGATAAGCACGTAGATAACGTCGCTCAAGATACGACCAACCATCATCAACATCGCAGAAATGAACGTAATACCCATGATAACATTGTAGTCACGAGCTAGAACTGACTGATAACCAAGCAATCCCATACCATCAAGGTTGAACATTTGCTCGATGATCAAAGAACCAGCCAAGAACACACCCAAAAAGCCACCCAATCCAGTTGCAATTGGAATCAAAGCATTTCTAAGAGCATGTTTGTAAGTAACAACTTTTTCAGAAAGACCTTTCGCACGAGCCGTACGAACGAAGTCAGACTTAATAACGTCCAACATAGAGTTTCTCATGAGAATAGAAAGCTCTGTGAAGCCGCCGATAGTGTAGCAGATCAAAGGAAGAATCATGTGGTGAGCACGATCCCAGATTTTGCCAAACGTCGACAATGATTCATAGTCGTCAGACTGCAAACCACCCAACGGGAACAAATTCAATTTACCAGCGAACACAACGATCAATACGATACCTAAGATCAATGGTGGGATCGCATATGTGAAGTTCAATAATATAGTAGAAAGCTTATCGAAAGTCTTACCAGCGGTAATCGCCTTTTTAACCCCAAGAGGAATACAAACGATATAGGTCAGTAATAAAGTGAATAAACCGAAGATCAAAGAAACTGGAAGCTTACTTTTGATAACATCGATAACGGGCTCTTGATAAGTAAAGCTATCGCCAAAATCTAGGCGAGAGATATTTTTAAGCCAGATGAAATAACGAACATGAATTGGCTTGTCGAAGCCATATTGCTTCTTTAAAGCTTCAATAACTTCTTCGTTCACAGACGTGTCGCCACGGCTGCTTACAGAAGAACCTCCGCCGCCGCCTCCAGTCGCACCCGCACCAAAGCGGATGGCCTGAAGTTTTTGTTCAATAGGGCTTCCTGGAGCCAAATTGATAAGCACGAAGGTCACAAGTGTGATCCCGAAAAAAGTCGGGATCATAAGTAAAAGTCGACGGATCAGGTATACGAACAAGGTCCTACTCCCGAGAAGTAACGATTAAGGTTTAACCCACCAGAAGTCTTTACCAACTTCGTATTTGAATGTCTCTGCAGGCGTGCCCATACGAGATGAATTTGCATAAAATTCATACTTATCGTTGAAAAGGAAGGCATACGGAGCTTCTTCAGCGATCTTTGCGTATACTTTTTTCAGCATAACAACGCGTTTAGCTTTGTTCGGCTCAACACGAGCTTCGTCAATTAGCTTGTCCACTTCAGCATTTTTGAAACCGATGAAGTTTGAACCACCCGGAACTGCGCCAGATGAATGCCAGATTTGTTTTGGATCTGGATCAACGGAACCGCCGCCCCAGCCCATAGTCACGGCGTCGAAGTTCCCTTCATCAACCAATTTCAAGAAAGAGTTCCACTCAAGATATTTCAACTCCATATCGATACCGGCTTTTTTCAAGTCTTCACGATACATAGTCCAATATTTTTCAACGTCTTTATTTGCATAGATCAAAGAGAATTTGAATTCTGCTTTTTTACCGTTGATTGTTTTTTCTAGAACCCCGTTTTTATCAGCGTCTGCCCAGCCAGCCTTAGCCAAAAGCTCTTGAGCTTTTTTAGGGTTGAACTCAACCGCCTTATTGCCTGGGTTGTATTCAGATTTGATATATACAGCACCGTTCGCAAGGTCAGACATGCCGTAACGGAATTTTTTGTTCATTTCTTCGCGGTTAAGCAAGTGAGCTAATGCGAAGCGGACGTTTTTGTCTTGGAAAAGTTCTTTGCGCTGATTCCAACCTACGAAACCGTAAGATTTTGGAGCATCATTGGCAACTTTGTGCTTGATGATTGTTTTGCCCCAAGCTGGGCCAGAAGTTTTTTTCATGAAGGATTCGATACGTAGATCGATCAAATCCAACTCACCTTTTTCAGCTCTTACCAAAGTTACGTTTTCGTCTTTGAAGAAGCGCATAGTGATGTTTTCGAAGTTGTACATGCCTTTGAACGCAGCATCACCGTTACCGTACCATTTATCGAATTTTTTCAATTGGATAACTTGCCCACGGTCAAACTTAGTCAATTGGTAAGGACCTGCACAGATCAACTCACGGTTCATTTTTTTAGACTTAGCAACATCACCGTAAATATGTTTTGGAATAACTGTCATTGTCGCAGCAGAGTCGAAATTCTTGAAGTAAGAATCCTTAGCGTAGAATTTAACAGTTTGTGGATCTACCACTTCAACTTTAGAGATACCTTCGTAGTACGGGCGCATGTGAGCAGCCTCGTAAGCTGGATTGAAGATAGCATCGAAAGAGAATTTAACGTCATCAGCAGTTACAGGTTTTCCGTCGTGGAAAACGGCGTTCTTACGAATGTGGAATGTGAAGACTTTATTATCTTTGGAGATTTCGAACTTTTCAGCCAAACGAGGCTTCCAATCGTATGTCTCGATATCATGAGTAGCCAATGTGTCACAAACATACCCTTGTACGTAAGTGGCATAGATATCTGTGCTCGTGATTGGATGAACAGTCGTTGGTTCACCACCAAGGTTATAAACGAAATTTCCGCCTTGTGGTGCATTTGCATTTGGTGCAGTTGCGAAAGCGGGAGCGGTCAAAGCTGAACTCAAGATGAGTAGCAGAAGAGCCTTCATATTCATTGTGTATCCTCCAA is a window of Bdellovibrio sp. SKB1291214 DNA encoding:
- a CDS encoding ABC transporter permease subunit; translation: MMDPIEKYLIKNELTLKRYKRFKRDRIAVVSIWILLAMFFFSFTAELWANNHPHIVHYSGKTYYPLFFDYHPSEFGRDDIYVMDYRSLEMKEGDWSVWPVIQWDPYESNKSVETYPSAPTKQNWLGTDESGRDVMTRLLYGFRYTMMFAIGAWLFTYLIGITIGSVMGYMGGRVDLVGQRIVEVVESVPYLFVLITIISIFTPNIAVLAALTAVLGWTGIAAYMRAQFLSLRKREYVEAASAIGATHSRIIAKHILPNALTPIITFAPFAISANVYALSMLDYLGLGLRPPTPSWGELMAQAQKWFTIAEWLVWGPLVAIVITLILLNNIGKAVRDAFDSKM
- a CDS encoding ABC transporter permease subunit, which gives rise to MFVYLIRRLLLMIPTFFGITLVTFVLINLAPGSPIEQKLQAIRFGAGATGGGGGGSSVSSRGDTSVNEEVIEALKKQYGFDKPIHVRYFIWLKNISRLDFGDSFTYQEPVIDVIKSKLPVSLIFGLFTLLLTYIVCIPLGVKKAITAGKTFDKLSTILLNFTYAIPPLILGIVLIVVFAGKLNLFPLGGLQSDDYESLSTFGKIWDRAHHMILPLICYTIGGFTELSILMRNSMLDVIKSDFVRTARAKGLSEKVVTYKHALRNALIPIATGLGGFLGVFLAGSLIIEQMFNLDGMGLLGYQSVLARDYNVIMGITFISAMLMMVGRILSDVIYVLIDPRIDFK
- a CDS encoding peptide-binding protein, coding for MNMKALLLLILSSALTAPAFATAPNANAPQGGNFVYNLGGEPTTVHPITSTDIYATYVQGYVCDTLATHDIETYDWKPRLAEKFEISKDNKVFTFHIRKNAVFHDGKPVTADDVKFSFDAIFNPAYEAAHMRPYYEGISKVEVVDPQTVKFYAKDSYFKNFDSAATMTVIPKHIYGDVAKSKKMNRELICAGPYQLTKFDRGQVIQLKKFDKWYGNGDAAFKGMYNFENITMRFFKDENVTLVRAEKGELDLIDLRIESFMKKTSGPAWGKTIIKHKVANDAPKSYGFVGWNQRKELFQDKNVRFALAHLLNREEMNKKFRYGMSDLANGAVYIKSEYNPGNKAVEFNPKKAQELLAKAGWADADKNGVLEKTINGKKAEFKFSLIYANKDVEKYWTMYREDLKKAGIDMELKYLEWNSFLKLVDEGNFDAVTMGWGGGSVDPDPKQIWHSSGAVPGGSNFIGFKNAEVDKLIDEARVEPNKAKRVVMLKKVYAKIAEEAPYAFLFNDKYEFYANSSRMGTPAETFKYEVGKDFWWVKP